From a single Phragmites australis chromosome 7, lpPhrAust1.1, whole genome shotgun sequence genomic region:
- the LOC133924722 gene encoding 14 kDa proline-rich protein DC2.15-like gives MAGKASIALFLAVNMVMFAMARACGAHCPTPSTPPTPSTPTPTPASFGKCPRDALKLGVCANVLGLIKAKVGVPPTEPCCPLLEGLVDLEAAVCLCTAIKGNILGIKLNLPIDLSLILNYCGKTVPTGFKCL, from the coding sequence ATGGCAGGCAAGGCCTCGATCGCTCTGTTCCTGGCCGTCAACATGGTCATGTTCGCCATGGCCAGAGCCTGCGGGGCTCACTGCCCCACGCCGTCGACGCCGCCCACCCCGTCGACTCCGACCCCGACCCCGGCCTCGTTCGGCAAGTGCCCCCGCGACGCGCTGAAGCTGGGCGTGTGCGCCAACGTGCTGGGCTTGATCAAGGCCAAGGTCGGCGTGCCGCCCACGGAGCCCTGCTGCCCGCTGCTGGAGGGCCTCGTCGACCTCGAGGCCGCCGTCTGCCTCTGCACCGCCATCAAGGGCAACatcctcggcatcaagctcaaCCTGCCCATCGACCTCAGCCTCATCCTCAACTACTGCGGCAAGACCGTGCCCACCGGATTCAAGTGCCTCTAA